A region from the Chloroflexia bacterium SDU3-3 genome encodes:
- the hisD gene encoding histidinol dehydrogenase: protein MTLPIFDDVAEAQRTVLRRVSLDEVVVPPSMLDANERLFGERISPDEAVRRIVADVRGRGDAAIREWSAKLDGFGGGALEVPRAEIEAAAARLDPDLLDALRLSAEQIERFHKRQARNSWVDFSAEGALGQIVVPLQRVGLYAPGGSAPLPSSLLMAAIPARVAGVDEIVVCSPPQRATGTVADIVLAAALVAGVDRVFAIGGAQAIAAMAYGSESVPQVDKIAGPGNLFVVLAKRQVYGVVGIEALPGPTETMVIADANADPRLAAADLLAQAEHDLVASAILLTPSRALAEAVQAEVSRQLEQLSRAEIAAQSIAARGGAVVVPDLDAAFALANAYAPEHLCLLVDEPWQHVGKVRNAGGIFLGERSFEVLGDYVAGPSHIMPTGGTARYASPVNVDDFRKVISLVGLNEAALARIGPAAARLARAEGLTAHESAVRQRLGE, encoded by the coding sequence ATGACCCTGCCGATTTTTGATGATGTGGCCGAGGCCCAGCGCACCGTGCTGCGCCGCGTGTCGCTGGATGAGGTGGTGGTGCCGCCATCCATGCTGGATGCCAATGAGCGCCTGTTTGGCGAGCGCATCTCGCCCGATGAGGCGGTGCGGCGGATCGTGGCCGATGTGCGCGGGCGCGGCGATGCGGCCATCCGCGAGTGGAGCGCCAAGCTGGATGGCTTCGGCGGCGGCGCGCTGGAGGTGCCCCGCGCCGAGATCGAGGCGGCGGCGGCCCGGCTCGACCCCGATCTGCTAGATGCGCTGCGGCTGTCTGCCGAGCAGATCGAGCGCTTCCACAAGCGCCAGGCCCGCAACTCGTGGGTCGATTTCTCCGCCGAGGGTGCGCTGGGCCAGATCGTGGTGCCGCTGCAGCGCGTGGGCCTCTACGCCCCCGGCGGCAGCGCGCCCCTGCCATCCTCGCTGCTGATGGCGGCCATCCCTGCCCGCGTGGCCGGGGTGGATGAGATCGTGGTCTGCTCGCCGCCCCAGCGCGCCACCGGCACCGTGGCCGATATCGTGCTGGCCGCCGCGTTGGTGGCCGGAGTCGATCGGGTGTTTGCTATCGGCGGGGCGCAGGCCATCGCGGCCATGGCCTACGGCAGCGAGAGCGTGCCCCAGGTCGATAAGATCGCTGGCCCCGGCAACCTGTTTGTGGTGCTGGCCAAGCGCCAGGTCTACGGCGTGGTCGGCATCGAGGCCCTGCCCGGCCCGACCGAGACCATGGTGATCGCGGATGCGAATGCCGACCCGCGCCTGGCCGCCGCCGACCTGCTGGCCCAGGCCGAGCACGACCTGGTGGCCTCGGCCATCCTGCTCACGCCCAGCCGCGCCCTGGCCGAGGCGGTGCAGGCCGAGGTGTCCCGCCAGCTGGAGCAGCTCTCGCGCGCCGAGATCGCCGCCCAGTCCATCGCGGCGCGCGGCGGGGCGGTGGTCGTGCCCGACCTAGATGCGGCCTTCGCGCTGGCCAACGCCTACGCGCCCGAGCACCTCTGCCTGCTGGTGGATGAGCCGTGGCAGCACGTGGGCAAGGTGCGCAACGCCGGGGGCATCTTCCTGGGCGAGCGCTCGTTCGAGGTGCTGGGCGACTATGTGGCTGGCCCCTCGCACATCATGCCCACTGGCGGCACAGCCCGCTACGCCTCGCCGGTGAACGTGGACGACTTCCGCAAGGTCATCTCGCTAGTGGGCCTGAACGAGGCCGCGCTGGCTCGCATCGGCCCCGCCGCCGCCCGCCTAGCCCGCGCCGAGGGCCTGACCGCCCACGAGTCGGCGGTGCGCCAGCGCCTGGGCGAGTAG
- the hisG gene encoding ATP phosphoribosyltransferase — MNLRFALPSKGPMYDGSAAFLESCNLKVSRPNPRRYTAGIRTLPQADVLLHRPADIVEKVADGEIDLGITGLDLVEEQRGDRDDLLVIYDDLGFGRAELVIAVPDSWIDVSSWRDLADLSVELQGQGRPLRIATKYPNQVRAFCYAHGINFFRLIDSQGATEAAPGLGYADIIADITETGTTLRDNQLKIVGGQLLRSQACLVANRATLRADAQKLAAVRTVLELVEARQRGRQFVQVVANVPGASAEEVGRKVAQKRDLAGMQGPTVAPVWTPDGASFEWHTVTIVVRQEQVLSAIEHLRTLGGDGITVTTAQYVFTAHSDEYQRLLRALDLA; from the coding sequence ATGAATCTACGATTTGCCCTCCCTTCCAAAGGCCCCATGTACGATGGCTCGGCGGCCTTTCTTGAAAGCTGCAATCTCAAGGTCTCGCGCCCCAACCCGCGCCGCTACACGGCGGGCATCCGCACGCTGCCCCAGGCCGATGTGCTGCTGCACCGCCCCGCCGACATCGTGGAGAAGGTGGCCGATGGCGAGATCGACCTGGGCATCACCGGCCTGGATCTGGTCGAGGAGCAGCGCGGCGACCGCGACGACCTGCTGGTGATCTACGACGACCTAGGCTTTGGCCGCGCCGAGCTGGTGATCGCCGTGCCCGACTCGTGGATCGACGTGAGCAGCTGGCGCGATCTGGCCGATCTCTCGGTGGAGCTGCAGGGCCAGGGTCGCCCGCTGCGGATCGCCACCAAGTACCCCAACCAGGTGCGCGCCTTCTGCTACGCCCACGGTATCAACTTCTTCCGCCTGATCGACTCGCAGGGCGCGACCGAGGCCGCCCCCGGCCTGGGCTACGCCGACATCATCGCCGACATCACCGAGACCGGCACCACCCTGCGCGACAACCAGCTAAAAATCGTGGGCGGCCAGCTGCTGCGCTCGCAGGCCTGCCTGGTGGCCAACCGCGCCACCCTGCGCGCCGACGCCCAGAAGCTGGCGGCGGTGCGCACTGTGCTGGAGCTGGTGGAGGCCCGCCAGCGCGGGCGGCAGTTCGTGCAGGTGGTGGCCAACGTGCCCGGCGCATCCGCCGAGGAGGTGGGCCGCAAGGTCGCGCAGAAGCGCGATCTGGCTGGCATGCAGGGGCCGACCGTGGCCCCGGTGTGGACGCCCGACGGCGCGTCGTTCGAGTGGCACACCGTCACCATCGTGGTGCGCCAGGAGCAGGTGCTCTCGGCCATCGAGCACCTGCGCACGCTCGGCGGCGATGGCATCACCGTGACGACGGCCCAGTATGTGTTTACGGCCCACAGCGATGAGTACCAGCGCCTGCTGCGTGCGCTCGATCTGGCCTAG
- a CDS encoding creatininase family protein: MTRGNRPAPDDAAWGYYAALHPNALERILDESPVAYLPWGALDWHGPHLPFGVAGFTAEAICERVARRAGGVILPTTWWPITAVPHHFSISLPSHVVLALWDALFAELMRLGVQLAVVATGHYAHAHDLLLMDAAETAMERYGIMVLAIPPMALVDDQMLDHAAHWEVAQMLAIRPRLVDVAALGEGPLPPAITGVLGNDPRAATPSQGESALVLATESLVGAVRALLENHSHASIRELYARRRRVYQRYVETYFRGSWEEAAQAWWADRTRPSAE; the protein is encoded by the coding sequence ATGACACGAGGAAATCGACCTGCCCCCGATGATGCGGCGTGGGGATACTACGCCGCGCTGCACCCCAATGCCCTTGAGCGCATTCTGGATGAGTCGCCGGTGGCCTACCTGCCCTGGGGCGCGCTCGACTGGCACGGGCCGCACCTGCCCTTCGGCGTCGCTGGCTTCACCGCCGAGGCCATCTGCGAGCGCGTGGCGCGCCGCGCCGGCGGGGTGATCCTGCCCACCACATGGTGGCCGATCACCGCCGTGCCCCACCACTTCTCGATCTCGCTGCCCAGCCACGTGGTGCTGGCGCTCTGGGATGCGCTGTTCGCCGAGCTGATGCGGCTGGGCGTGCAGCTGGCGGTGGTGGCCACCGGCCACTATGCCCACGCCCACGACCTGCTGCTGATGGATGCCGCCGAGACCGCGATGGAGCGCTACGGCATCATGGTGCTGGCCATCCCGCCCATGGCGCTGGTGGATGACCAGATGCTCGACCACGCCGCCCACTGGGAGGTGGCCCAGATGCTGGCCATCCGCCCGCGCCTGGTGGATGTGGCCGCGCTGGGCGAGGGGCCGCTGCCCCCGGCCATCACCGGCGTGTTGGGCAACGACCCGCGCGCTGCCACCCCCTCGCAGGGCGAGTCGGCGCTGGTGCTGGCCACCGAGAGCCTGGTGGGCGCGGTGCGCGCCCTGCTCGAAAACCACAGCCACGCCAGCATCCGCGAGCTGTACGCCCGCCGCCGCCGCGTCTACCAGCGCTACGTCGAGACCTACTTCCGCGGCTCGTGGGAGGAGGCGGCCCAGGCCTGGTGGGCCGATCGCACAAGGCCGAGTGCCGAGTAA